CGCGCGGGTGTTGCCGAGATGCGAGGCGACCTGATCCACCGCCTCGTTCAGCGCCCTGCGTTGCCCCGCCTGCGTCTCGGGTAACTCGGTGGCCGCGAGAACCTCGGCCGCCAGCACGCTCCCTCCCCAGGTGCGGAAATGCTTGGACGTAAAGGGCGAACCGGTCGCCTCGCGGATATAGGCATTGATGTCATCGGAGCGGATGCGGCGGCGGGCGCCGTCTCCGTCGAAATACTGGAACAGATGCTGGCCGGGAATGTCCTGCGCTCCCTTCACGACCCGCGCTATTCGCCGATCAGAGAGCCTTAGCCGCCATTCCTTGCCCGACTTGCCTTTGAACGCGAAGCGCAGGCTGGCGCCCTCGATCTCGACATGCCGGTCCCTCAGCGTGGTGAGGCCGAACGAGCCGTTGTCGCGCGTATAGGAGGAGTTGCCGACGCGGATCATCGTCTTGTCCAGCAGCCGCACCACCGCCGCCGCGACGCATTCGAACGACAGGGTGCGGCGCCGCAGGTCCGTGTCGATCGCCGCGCGCAAGCGCGGCAGAGCCCGCGCAAAGTCAACGAGGGAGCCGTATTTGGCCTCGTCGCGACAGGCGGCCCACCGCGCGTGGTAACGATACTGCTTGCGGCCCTTATGGTCGCGGCCGGTGGCCTGGATGTGACCCTCGGGATCCTCGCATATCCAGACGTTCGTCCACGCCGGCGGGATGGCGAGGGCCCGTATCCGGGCGAGCACCTCGTCGTGGTCGATCCGGCGTCCCCGGCTGTCCACATAGGAAAAGCCGCGGCCGGCCCCACGGCGGCGGATGCCGGGCTCGCCGTCGTTCACATAGACCAGCGCGACGAGTTCGGCGGCCTGCTTCGTCAGGTCGGAAGGGCCGTTGCGATCCTCGAGACTGTGCGGGTGGGAGAGTTCCGTCATGCCAGCCAGCTAACTGCCAGCGCGCGCTGCGGTTCCATGCGCCTGTGGCACACGAGTGACCATATGACGGTTACATGACGTGATCCCTTGTCAGTCCGGTACGACGGGCGCACGATTCCACAAAAGCAGTTTGCGGAGCGAATCGCGCCCAAGGAGCAGACCAAAGGAGAAGGTCATGCTCTTCAAGCAAATGATGCCCACGCGTGCCAGTGTGCGTGCCGCGTTCCTCCTGACGACCGTGTCGGTTGTGCCTGCCGCGAGCGCCCATGAAGCGCCGAAGGGCTGGGCGTATCCGCTGTCGTGCTGCTCGAACTTCGACTGCAAACCGGTGTCGAACGGTTCGGTCAGCGAGCGGCCGGAGGGCTATGTCATCAGCACCGGCGAGGTGGTGGCCTACAACGACAAGCGCATCCGCAATTCGCCCGACGGCGAGTTCCACTGGTGCGCGCACCAGTCCGGCCTGGACGCGGGCCGCACCATCTGCCTGTTCGTGCCGCCGCGGGGCTTCTGAGGGCAGCTGAGGAACCATGACTGGCATGGCCCGCCGTGACGAACGCGGCGGGCACGCAGCGGCGCATTCAAGCGTTACCGATCATGGTAAAGATCGGATTCAATCTTTCTTGGTAATTTCCCATTCATAAAGAGGCTGGTCTTTCCGGGCGCTGCTCGGTCCTTCTCGTATTGCGTAACGGTCCGACATGCGACTTTCCCCTCTCGTCGTCTCGCTCCTTGCCTGCGTCGCACTCGCCGGCTGCATGTCGAGCAATGCCGCCGATGTGCTCAAGGTCGGCGCCTCTTCCGAAACCACAGCCTCCGTCTCCGGTCCGCGCCCAGCCGAAGTGGTGGGGCTGGCTGAGGAGCAGCAGACCATGATCGAGGCAGACGCCGACGTCGACCCGGTCAAGGTGTCCGCGCTCGCCCCTCCGGACGTGATCGACGAGCCCGCCGTCAAGGCCGTTGCCCTCGTCACCCCGCCGACGCCGACGGCACGGCCCGAGACGCGCCGCTATGGCGCGGTCCAGCGGCAGCGCTTCCGCGACGCCAAGCCGATCAACTTCGGCAAGCGCAAGCCGGCCGACTATGCCGTTCACGGTGTCGACGTCTCGCGCTGGCAGGGCGAGATCGACTGGGTGAAGCTGCGCAGCCAGGGCGCCAACTTCGCCTACATCAAGGCCACCGACGGTGGCGACCATCTCGACCCGATGTTCCGCAAGAACTGGCGCGAAGCCGATGCCGCGGGCCTGAAGCGCGGCGCCTATCACTTCTTCTACTGGTGCCGCAGCGCCTCCAGCCAGGCCGACTGGTTCATCCGCAACGTGCCGAAGGACCCGAACGCGCTGCCGCCGGTGATCGACGTCGAGTGGAACCATCTCTCCGCCTGCAAGAAGCGGCCCTCGCGCGCCACCGTGCTCGAGAAGATGCAGGTGTTCATGGACAAGATCGAGGCGCATTACGGCCAGCGCCCTGTCATCTACACCGCGCCGGATTTCTACGGCGACAATCTGAAGAACGCTTTCCAGAACTACCCCTTCTGGCTGCGCGCAGTCGCCCAGCATCCCTCCAAGGTCTATCCAGGCCGCGACTGGGTGTTCTGGCAGTATTCGGGATCGGGCCTGTCGCACGGCGTGAAGGGCAAGATCGATCTCAACGTCTTCTCCGGCTCCGAATCCGACTGGCGCCGCTGGCTCGGCAAGCAGGAACGCGTCGCGGCGAACTGACCTGGCGGGCGAGGGGGCTACAGTCCGCTCGGCAGCTTCGAACGCATCATCTCCCTGCGGTCGATCCTGCGTCCGTCGACGATGAACGTGCCGTCGCCGACCGCGTGGATGGTCCGCTTCTCCTTCCGGGCACTGTCGAAATAGGCGGCAATCCCCTCCAGCACGACGATGCCATGCCGCTCGACGATGTCGACGACGCGGCACTCGACATTTGCGAGACACTGCCCGATCAGCGGCGCCCGTATATGCTTGGCCTTGACGGGCGAGCCCGAACTTTTCGAACTTGTCCGTATCCTTGCCGGAGCACGTTCCCACGCCGACGACCGTGTCGATCATGTCGACGGTCGGAACCGCGATCACGCATTCCCGCGTGTCGCGCAGGGCCGCATAGGAATGGTTCCACGGCCCGGTCGTCAGCGCGAATGTCGGCGAGAAGTCCATCACCATGGTCCAGGGGATGGTCATCGCATTGTCCTTGCGGCCGTCGCTCGTGGTCACCAGCACGACCGGCCCCGGCTCCAGCAGCGTGAACGCCCTGGCAATCGGCAAGCCCTCCATCTCCGCCTCCGTGACACGAACCACGCCAGCATGAACAGGCTGGGTCCAGCTGTCGAGGCGGATGTTCGGGAGGAGGAAGGTGGTACGCCCTAGGGGAGTCGAACCCCTCTCTGCACCGTGAAAGGGTGCCGTCCTAACCGATAGACGAAGGGCGCGTAGCCGAGGCGGCTTATAGTCAGCTTCGCCGGGACGGGCAACCCGGACGGCAGAGGAATTTTCGCTTTTTTGCCGCAGCCGCCGGAGGAGTGTCCGCTCAGCCTGCAACCCGCTCCATGAACGCCATCGCGCCCTGCGGCGCGCGGATCTTGCCCTCGTGGATGATGTAGACGAACACGTCGCGCGATACCTTCTTTGCCTTCCGCGCCGGGTCGGCATAGGGCAGGTCGTCGGGCTGGCCGCCCTCGGCCCAGATCCTGGCCCGCCTGGCCCAGCCGTCGAGATCCTTCGGCGCATAGGCAGTCGCGATGTCGTCCGAACCGCGCTGCAGGCGGGCATAGACGAAATCCGCCGTGATGTCGGCGAATTCCGGATAGTCGAAATGATGCGCGTAGCAGATCGCGCAGCCATGCTTCTCGGCGAGCGCGACGAAGTCCGGCACGGCAAACGAGCCGTGGCGCACCTCTAGCACATGCCTGAGCTTCACGCCGGCATGGGTTTGCGGCAG
The Mesorhizobium australicum genome window above contains:
- a CDS encoding glycoside hydrolase family 25 protein, with the protein product MRLSPLVVSLLACVALAGCMSSNAADVLKVGASSETTASVSGPRPAEVVGLAEEQQTMIEADADVDPVKVSALAPPDVIDEPAVKAVALVTPPTPTARPETRRYGAVQRQRFRDAKPINFGKRKPADYAVHGVDVSRWQGEIDWVKLRSQGANFAYIKATDGGDHLDPMFRKNWREADAAGLKRGAYHFFYWCRSASSQADWFIRNVPKDPNALPPVIDVEWNHLSACKKRPSRATVLEKMQVFMDKIEAHYGQRPVIYTAPDFYGDNLKNAFQNYPFWLRAVAQHPSKVYPGRDWVFWQYSGSGLSHGVKGKIDLNVFSGSESDWRRWLGKQERVAAN
- a CDS encoding DNA topoisomerase IB, whose protein sequence is MTELSHPHSLEDRNGPSDLTKQAAELVALVYVNDGEPGIRRRGAGRGFSYVDSRGRRIDHDEVLARIRALAIPPAWTNVWICEDPEGHIQATGRDHKGRKQYRYHARWAACRDEAKYGSLVDFARALPRLRAAIDTDLRRRTLSFECVAAAVVRLLDKTMIRVGNSSYTRDNGSFGLTTLRDRHVEIEGASLRFAFKGKSGKEWRLRLSDRRIARVVKGAQDIPGQHLFQYFDGDGARRRIRSDDINAYIREATGSPFTSKHFRTWGGSVLAAEVLAATELPETQAGQRRALNEAVDQVASHLGNTRAVCRNCYVHPALIEDWIAGGLAASLTAARRSFRKLPSGLSESEMTLLRWLERRPA
- a CDS encoding DUF72 domain-containing protein; the protein is MSKAGTIRAGMGGWTFEPWEGTFYPDTLPKKRQLEFASRQVPTIEVNGTYYSGFTPATYAKWAAETPEDFVFSIKGNRFVTNRKVLSEAGESMAKFFSQGLEELGPKLGPLVWQFAPTKKFEPDDFEGFLKLLPQTHAGVKLRHVLEVRHGSFAVPDFVALAEKHGCAICYAHHFDYPEFADITADFVYARLQRGSDDIATAYAPKDLDGWARRARIWAEGGQPDDLPYADPARKAKKVSRDVFVYIIHEGKIRAPQGAMAFMERVAG